In Corylus avellana chromosome ca2, CavTom2PMs-1.0, the following proteins share a genomic window:
- the LOC132170423 gene encoding uncharacterized protein LOC132170423: MDAIRKQLDVLMGANRNGDVREVNRKYYDRDVCRLYLVGLCPHELFQLTKMDMGPCPKVHSLQLRKEYEEAKAKGTENYDRDLEDVIDRLILECDRKITRALRRLEAEDAKAAIAISVSEVTQTPEVLELSKHIKEKLKEADQHDLEGKTDLKIRAMEVVEELRTKRADKQSMLLLDAFNKDRASLPQPLPNPPPLAPLPVITPDPRTQEMINEKLKKAEDLGEQGLVEEAQKALEEAEALKKLPARQEPALDSSKYTAADVRITDQKLRVCDICGAFLSVYDSDRRLADHFGGKLHLGYMQIREKLQELQEEKEKSRKVERDDRRSKERSRDGDRESSRDHERGDSRDRGRDYDHRGRDRDRHYDRERGHDRERDRDSDRSRGYDSRSRRRSRSRSMERSRDYDRHRRYDRH, from the exons ATGGATGCGATAAGGAAGCAGCTGGACGTGCTGATGGGGGCGAACCGTAATGGCGACGTCCGGGAGGTGAACCGCAAGTACTACGATCGCGACGTTTGCCGCCTCTACCTCGTCGGCCTTTGCCCTCACGAGCTCTTCCAACTCACG AAAATGGATATGGGTCCCTGCCCAAAGGTCCACTCCTTGCAGCTGAGGAAAGA ATATGAGGAAGCCAAAGCAAAAGGGACTGAAAACTATGATAGAGACTTGGAGGATGTTATAGATAGGCTCATTCTTGAGTGTGATAGGAAGATTACTAGAGCTCTTAGGCGCCTTGAGGCCGAGGATGCGAAGGCTGCTATTGCAATTTCTGTCTCTGAGGTTACACAG ACACCTGAGGTACTTGAGCTATCCAAGCATATCAAAGAGAAGTTGAAAGAAGCTGATCAACACG ATCTTGAAGGCAAAACAGATCTTAAGATTCGAGCTATGGAGGTAGTAGAAGAACTGAGAACCAAAAGAGCAGACAAACAG TCCATGCTTCTTTTGGATGCATTCAATAAGGATAGGGCATCTTTGCCTCAACCCCTGCCAAATCCACCACCTTTGGCACCCTTACCTGTAATTACTCCTGATCCTCGTACGCAGGAAATGATAAATGAAAAGTTGAAGAAAGCGGAGGATCTTG GTGAGCAGGGTTTGGTTGAAGAGGCACAGAAGGCATTGGAAGAGGCTGAAGCACTTAAGAAG CTACCTGCCCGGCAGGAGCCTGCTCTAGATTCCTCCAAGTACACTGCTGCTGATGTGCGCATT ACTGATCAGAAGTTACGTGTTTGTGACATTTGTGGAGCATTTTTGAGTGTTTATGACAG TGACCGCCGTTTAGCTGATCATTTTGGAGGGAAGCTTCATTTAGGCTATATGCAAATCCGTGAGAAGTTACAAGAGCTTCAG gaagagaaagaaaagagccGAAAGGTTGAACGGGATGATAGAAG ATCAAAAGAGCGAAGTAGGGATGGAGACAGGGAATCTAGCAGGGATCATGAGAGAGGAGACAGCCGTGATCGGGGCAGGGATTATGATCATAGGGGCAGAGATCGTGATAGGCATTATGACCGTGAAAGGGGACATGATCGGGAGCGTGACAGAGATTCAGATCGCTCCCGTGGTTATGATTCAAGAAGTCGGCGCAGGTCACGGTCAAGGTCAATGGAGCGCTCCAGGGATTATGATCGCCACAG GCGATATGATCGACACTAG